In one Oreochromis aureus strain Israel breed Guangdong linkage group 2, ZZ_aureus, whole genome shotgun sequence genomic region, the following are encoded:
- the LOC116324121 gene encoding neuronal acetylcholine receptor subunit alpha-9-II, producing MLTDRLCLLAVIHSAQGHYAQKLLNDLMENYSSALRPVDDTDRALNVTLQVTLSQIKDMDERNQVLIAYLWIRQTWHDAYLKWNKEDYDGLDVIHIPSSLVWRPDLVLYNKADDDFSGPMDTNVRLRYNGEITWDAPAITKSSCVVDVSYFPFDSQECNLTFGSWTYNGNQVDIIMGMDSGDLSDFVENVEWECRGMPATKNVIMYGCCSDPYPDITYTVLLQRRSSFYIFNLLLPCFLISFLAPLGFYLPADSGEKVSLGVTVLLALTVFQLMVAESMPPSESVPLIGKYYIATMTMVTASTSLTIFIMNIHFCGVEAKPVPHWAKVLIIDYMSKICFVYEVGENCASASSSSSHSTQDEVRHQQFNTHIHSNGKPGRQSSREDRHSDKYPRSQSSKLQQHPRVQHHITRDESSHISTFEPGKYESSNGNIPINDYYKEDHKVPYCSEDQKIPCCPEDKKPLPQGPTVTFGPCVFCTHGSGFAGMDTKLVRNVEYIANCFREQRATCAKGAEWKKIAKVMDRFFMWIFFIMVFLMSILIIGKAP from the exons ATGTTGACAGACCGCTTGTGTCTCCTCGCAGTGATTCACTCTGCTCAGGGTCATTATgcccagaaactcctgaatgaTTTGATGGAGAACTACTCCAGCGCCCTGCGGCCTGTGGACGACACAGACCGAGCCCTCAACGTCACCCTGCAGGTCACCCTCTCTCAAATCAAAGACATG GATGAAAGGAACCAGGTGCTGATTGCCTACCTGTGGATTAGGCAAACATGGCATGATGCTTACCTGAAGTGGAATAAGGAGGACTATGATGGACTGGATGTGATCCACATCCCTAGCAGCCTGGTGTGGAGGCCTGACCTCGTTCTCTATAATAA AGCTGATGATGATTTCTCTGGGCCCATGGACACCAATGTGAGGCTGCGCTACAATGGGGAGATAACCTGGGATGCTCCTGCCATCACCAAAAGCTCCTGCGTGGTGGACGTCTCCTACTTCCCCTTTGACAGCCAGGAATGTAACCTCACCTTTGGTTCCTGGACTTACAATGGCAACCAG GTAGACATCATTATGGGCATGGACAGTGGTGACCTGTCAGACTTTGTGGAAAATGTTGAGTGGGAGTGCCGTGGAATGCCGGCCACCAAGAATGTCATAATGTATGGTTGTTGCTCTGACCCGTATCCAGACATCACCTATACAGTACTCCTGCAGCGCCGCTCCTCCTTTTACATCTTCAACCTCCTTCTTCCCTGCTTCCTCATCTCCTTCTTGGCCCCTCTGGGCTTCTATCTGCCTGCAGACTCTGGGGAAAAGGTTTCCCTGGGGGTGACAGTTCTTCTAGCTTTAACAGTGTTCCAGCTCATGGTGGCTGAGAGCATGCCACCCTCAGAAAGTGTGCCTCTCATAG GGAAGTACTATATTGCCACTATGACAATGGTCACAGCCTCCACATCTctcaccatcttcatcatgaaCATTCACTTCTGTGGTGTGGaggccaaaccagttccacactgGGCAAAAGTCCTCATCATTGACTACATGTCgaagatttgttttgtttatgaaGTGGGTGAGAACTGTGCCTCTGCCTCCTCTTCGTCTTCTCACTCCACCCAGGACGAAGTCCGTCACCAGCAGTTCAACACTCACATTCATTCAAATGGTAAACCCGGGAGGCAAAGTAGCCGAGAGGACCGGCATAGCGACAAGTATCCCAGATCCCAGAGCTCCAAGCTGCAGCAGCATCCAAGAGTTCAGCACCACATCACCAGAGATGAGAGCAGCCACATATCTACTTTTGAACCCGGAAAGTATGAAAGCTCTAATGGTAACATTCCGATAAACGACTACTATAAAGAAGACCATAAGGTCCCGTATTGTTCTGAGGACCAGAAGATTCCCTGCTGCCCTGAGGACAAAAAGCCTCTACCTCAGGGTCCCACTGTAACCTTTGGCCCCTGTGTCTTCTGCACCCATGGCAGTGGCTTCGCTGGTATGGACACTAAGCTAGTGCGCAATGTTGAGTACATAGCAAACTGTTTTAGAGAGCAGAGAGCCACGTGCGCCAAGGGGGCAGAATGGAAAAAGATAGCTAAGGTCATGGACAGATTCTTCATGTGGATATTCTTTATCATGGTTTTCCTCATGAGCATCCTCATCATCGGTAAGGCACCATGA
- the LOC116324106 gene encoding putative methyltransferase NSUN7 isoform X1, with protein MVKKKNATGRHRCPCTDKTQKSVSHMASSKDLIQLDDEAESDTSAAPPQPHITIQSQQGFPDRVYLLASVIYQNNHLEKPAAQRLVNYGKERGLQLPEVKDEEMHRAAYELAFSTLKYQELLEDMMIDSCCYLTQPMPDEQMSLVAVMLYDFQNRKFLPRECKVDEIIQEVRHVEDYLLRFKTKLAASLARCRIKHDLLSIECILPESVKKKQERSSNLPLYAWVNTLKSSLDEIQGVLKSAGFSQVKSIGQLEGQTFCQDPHCGDILVFPAQLKAQLYSTKLLSDHKLIIQDKSCSLGPNAVCSLLPEEGDVLMVGSFSGLTVSHTAALIAEKYNANSINRPSVYVCVNNCTDAQREELELTVSAMGCTNVRLILEEFQSLHTGDKRLQRVRVILLTPKCSVSAVSNPVDFILQENGDTDLLQDLSQGSIAQSKLESLVAQQRKDIDHALMFPKVLAVVYSTCSSYPEENAEVVRKALQQAQARADQEGEPKQAKFRSSPSPFMSSEYAKAMDETDSFFMLEPTEHTNGSFLAVLTRVPEPAVKEAPNEVIARANAKGILDKLGSNHLTRKEHHENSSRLKKAASVRTTQSQLSVSIQPKHHQTKRSDSAVLCGHQDFTNMKQSSQEKPKSLRSQATKGTTSSSFSYSRPECNSSSCSSSKLEKSLHTAPVTTTLRYSSSSATPAVPAARSRGPQKEVLKPVLFVLPPVHFPNYFPPQHSRSRFSPSLSCKWKRQTQIVSSRSGGSLSKDAQEIPVLTRFDLTNTKMTIKKS; from the exons atggtgaaaaaaaaaaatgccaccgGGCGTCACAGGTGCCCTTGCACAGACAAGACACAAAAGTCTGTTTCTCACATGGCAAGCAGCAAAGACCTGATCCAGCTGGATGATGAAGCTGAAAGTGACACCTCTGCAGCTCCTCCACAGCCCCACATAACCATCCAAAGCCAGCAGGGCTTCCCAGACAGAGTTTACCTACTGGCATCAGTTATCTATCAGAATAACCATCTGGAAAAGCCTGCTGCACAACGGTTAGTGAATTATGGCAAAGAAAGAGGACTCCAGTTACCTGAAGTCAAAGATGAGGAGATGCACCGTGCAGCTTATGAGTTGGCCTTCAGCACGCTAAAAT ATCAAGAACTGCTGGAGGACATGATGATTGACAGCTGCTGTTATCTTACTCAACCAATG CCAGACGAACAGATGAGCCTTGTTGCCGTCATGCTCTATGACTTCCAGAACAGGAAGTTCCTCCCTCGGGAATGCAAGGTGGACGAGATCATACAGGAAGTTAGACATGTGGAGGACTACCTCCTcag GTTTAAAACCAAACTGGCTGCCTCTCTGGCCCGCTGCAGGATCAAACATGATCTCTTGTCCATTGAGTGTATCCTGCCAGAGAGTGTGAAGAAGAAGCAGGAGAGGTCGAGCAACCTTCCGCTTTACGCATGGGTCAACACGCTGAAGAGCAG TCTTGATGAGATCCAGGGTGTCCTGAAGAGTGCAGGTTTCTCACAGGTCAAATCGATTGGGCAGTTGGAGGGCCAGACCTTCTGCCAGGATCCCCACTGTGGGGATATACTGGTGTTTCCTGCACAGCTGAAAGCTCAGCTGTACTCCACCAAGCTGCTCAGCGATCACAAACTCATCATCCAG GATAAGTCATGCAGCTTGGGCCCAAATGCTGTATGCTCCCTGCTACCAGAGGAAGGAGATGTTCTCATGGTGGGCTCCTTCTCCGGCCTCACTGTCTCCCACACTGCCGCCCTAATTGCAGAAAAGTATAACGCCAACAGCATCAATCGGCCCAGCGTCTACGTTTGTGTCAACAACTGCACAGATGCTCAAAGGGAGGAGCTGGAGCTCACTGTCTCTGCAATGGGCTGCACAA ATGTGAGACTGATACTGGAGGAATTCCAATCTTTGCACACCGGTGACAAGCGACTTCAAAGAGTGCGCGTTATCCTGTTGACCCCCAAGTGTTCTGTGTCTGCAGTCAGCAACCCAGTTGATTTCATACTACAAGAAAATGGAG acaCAGACCTGCTGCAGGACCTGTCCCAAGGCTCCATAGCCCAAAGCAAACTGGAATCCCTGGTAGCACAGCAGAGGAAGGATATTGATCATGCCTTGATGT TCCCCAAAGTTTTGGCAGTAGTGTACTCCACATGCTCGTCATACCCAGAGGAAAATGCGGAGGTGGTTAGAAAAGCATTGCAGCAAGCCCAGGCCCGTGCAGACCAGGAGGGGGAACCAAAACAAGCAAAGTTCAG GTCAAGCCCTTCCCCATTCATGTCCTCTGAGTATGCAAAGGCCATGGATGAAACAGACAGTTTCTTCATGCTGGAGCCAACAGAGCACACCAATGGCTCCTTTCTGGCTGTTCTTACCAGAGTG CCTGAGCCAGCAGTCAAAGAGGCACCAAACGAGGTAATCGCCAGGGCAAATGCAAAAGGCATACTGGACAAACTGGGCTCCAACCACCTTACCAGAAAAGAACACCACGAAAACAGCAGCAGGTtgaaaaaagcagccagtgttcGCACCACCCAGTCCCAGCTCTCTGTCAGCATTCAGCCCAAGCATCATCAGACCAAGAGGAGTGACAGCGCTGTACTCTGTGGACATCAGGATTTTACTAACATGAAGCAGTCTTCACAAG AAAAACCCAAATCACTGCGCTCGCAAGCCACAAAGGGCACCACATCAAGCTCGTTCTCTTACTCCAGACCAGAATGCAACAgctcctcctgttcctcctccAAACTAGAAAAAAGCTTACACACTGCTCCTGTCACCACCACTCTGcgttattcttcttcttctgccacTCCTGCGGTCCCAGCGGCCCGCTCACGTGGACCTCAAAAGGAGGTGCTGAAACCTGTGCTCTTCGTCCTGCCTCCCGTTCACTTCCCCAACTATTTTCCACCCCAGCACAGCCGATCCAGATTCAGCCCCAGCCTCAGCTGCAAGTGGAAGAGACAGACTCAGATCGTTTCCTCCCGCTCCGGCGGCAGTCTCTCCAAAGATGCTCAGGAAATTCCCGTCCTCACACGTTTTGAcctcacaaacacaaagatgaCCATAAAGAAGAGCTAG
- the LOC116324106 gene encoding putative methyltransferase NSUN7 isoform X2, with amino-acid sequence MMIDSCCYLTQPMPDEQMSLVAVMLYDFQNRKFLPRECKVDEIIQEVRHVEDYLLRFKTKLAASLARCRIKHDLLSIECILPESVKKKQERSSNLPLYAWVNTLKSSLDEIQGVLKSAGFSQVKSIGQLEGQTFCQDPHCGDILVFPAQLKAQLYSTKLLSDHKLIIQDKSCSLGPNAVCSLLPEEGDVLMVGSFSGLTVSHTAALIAEKYNANSINRPSVYVCVNNCTDAQREELELTVSAMGCTNVRLILEEFQSLHTGDKRLQRVRVILLTPKCSVSAVSNPVDFILQENGDTDLLQDLSQGSIAQSKLESLVAQQRKDIDHALMFPKVLAVVYSTCSSYPEENAEVVRKALQQAQARADQEGEPKQAKFRSSPSPFMSSEYAKAMDETDSFFMLEPTEHTNGSFLAVLTRVPEPAVKEAPNEVIARANAKGILDKLGSNHLTRKEHHENSSRLKKAASVRTTQSQLSVSIQPKHHQTKRSDSAVLCGHQDFTNMKQSSQEKPKSLRSQATKGTTSSSFSYSRPECNSSSCSSSKLEKSLHTAPVTTTLRYSSSSATPAVPAARSRGPQKEVLKPVLFVLPPVHFPNYFPPQHSRSRFSPSLSCKWKRQTQIVSSRSGGSLSKDAQEIPVLTRFDLTNTKMTIKKS; translated from the exons ATGATGATTGACAGCTGCTGTTATCTTACTCAACCAATG CCAGACGAACAGATGAGCCTTGTTGCCGTCATGCTCTATGACTTCCAGAACAGGAAGTTCCTCCCTCGGGAATGCAAGGTGGACGAGATCATACAGGAAGTTAGACATGTGGAGGACTACCTCCTcag GTTTAAAACCAAACTGGCTGCCTCTCTGGCCCGCTGCAGGATCAAACATGATCTCTTGTCCATTGAGTGTATCCTGCCAGAGAGTGTGAAGAAGAAGCAGGAGAGGTCGAGCAACCTTCCGCTTTACGCATGGGTCAACACGCTGAAGAGCAG TCTTGATGAGATCCAGGGTGTCCTGAAGAGTGCAGGTTTCTCACAGGTCAAATCGATTGGGCAGTTGGAGGGCCAGACCTTCTGCCAGGATCCCCACTGTGGGGATATACTGGTGTTTCCTGCACAGCTGAAAGCTCAGCTGTACTCCACCAAGCTGCTCAGCGATCACAAACTCATCATCCAG GATAAGTCATGCAGCTTGGGCCCAAATGCTGTATGCTCCCTGCTACCAGAGGAAGGAGATGTTCTCATGGTGGGCTCCTTCTCCGGCCTCACTGTCTCCCACACTGCCGCCCTAATTGCAGAAAAGTATAACGCCAACAGCATCAATCGGCCCAGCGTCTACGTTTGTGTCAACAACTGCACAGATGCTCAAAGGGAGGAGCTGGAGCTCACTGTCTCTGCAATGGGCTGCACAA ATGTGAGACTGATACTGGAGGAATTCCAATCTTTGCACACCGGTGACAAGCGACTTCAAAGAGTGCGCGTTATCCTGTTGACCCCCAAGTGTTCTGTGTCTGCAGTCAGCAACCCAGTTGATTTCATACTACAAGAAAATGGAG acaCAGACCTGCTGCAGGACCTGTCCCAAGGCTCCATAGCCCAAAGCAAACTGGAATCCCTGGTAGCACAGCAGAGGAAGGATATTGATCATGCCTTGATGT TCCCCAAAGTTTTGGCAGTAGTGTACTCCACATGCTCGTCATACCCAGAGGAAAATGCGGAGGTGGTTAGAAAAGCATTGCAGCAAGCCCAGGCCCGTGCAGACCAGGAGGGGGAACCAAAACAAGCAAAGTTCAG GTCAAGCCCTTCCCCATTCATGTCCTCTGAGTATGCAAAGGCCATGGATGAAACAGACAGTTTCTTCATGCTGGAGCCAACAGAGCACACCAATGGCTCCTTTCTGGCTGTTCTTACCAGAGTG CCTGAGCCAGCAGTCAAAGAGGCACCAAACGAGGTAATCGCCAGGGCAAATGCAAAAGGCATACTGGACAAACTGGGCTCCAACCACCTTACCAGAAAAGAACACCACGAAAACAGCAGCAGGTtgaaaaaagcagccagtgttcGCACCACCCAGTCCCAGCTCTCTGTCAGCATTCAGCCCAAGCATCATCAGACCAAGAGGAGTGACAGCGCTGTACTCTGTGGACATCAGGATTTTACTAACATGAAGCAGTCTTCACAAG AAAAACCCAAATCACTGCGCTCGCAAGCCACAAAGGGCACCACATCAAGCTCGTTCTCTTACTCCAGACCAGAATGCAACAgctcctcctgttcctcctccAAACTAGAAAAAAGCTTACACACTGCTCCTGTCACCACCACTCTGcgttattcttcttcttctgccacTCCTGCGGTCCCAGCGGCCCGCTCACGTGGACCTCAAAAGGAGGTGCTGAAACCTGTGCTCTTCGTCCTGCCTCCCGTTCACTTCCCCAACTATTTTCCACCCCAGCACAGCCGATCCAGATTCAGCCCCAGCCTCAGCTGCAAGTGGAAGAGACAGACTCAGATCGTTTCCTCCCGCTCCGGCGGCAGTCTCTCCAAAGATGCTCAGGAAATTCCCGTCCTCACACGTTTTGAcctcacaaacacaaagatgaCCATAAAGAAGAGCTAG